In Synechococcus sp. Nb3U1, one DNA window encodes the following:
- a CDS encoding LmeA family phospholipid-binding protein — protein sequence MTTSLLPELALQSQTAVVDWVSRGVGAAIRALFKHSERLEARVRVEPVAKLLQGCMDSFELLGQRLQMYNGLRLSVLELFANSVAIDFSQIWQGRVRLQQPVQATMRVVLTESDLAESFNTPFVLDRLAQVKPGGQPLSFQQVQVRIIPDQRLQLRADVQQGIENALKIGFSSRIEVLDRRRIRFEDPVFEGDPDGLGLSRALVDHLNALLDLDRFALQGTELRVDRLRLQQQQMIFYGSATIERFPTRQPQWASA from the coding sequence ATGACCACAAGTCTCCTGCCAGAACTGGCCCTACAGAGTCAAACGGCTGTTGTTGATTGGGTCAGCCGGGGCGTGGGTGCTGCCATCCGTGCCCTGTTCAAGCACTCAGAGCGACTAGAGGCCCGCGTGCGGGTAGAACCTGTCGCTAAGCTGCTGCAGGGATGCATGGACAGCTTTGAGCTGCTAGGCCAGCGCCTTCAGATGTACAACGGCCTCAGGCTTTCGGTGTTAGAGTTATTTGCCAACTCGGTTGCCATCGATTTCAGCCAAATTTGGCAAGGCCGAGTCAGGTTGCAGCAGCCCGTACAGGCCACCATGCGGGTGGTACTTACAGAATCTGATCTGGCGGAATCTTTCAACACTCCTTTCGTGTTGGACAGGCTGGCTCAGGTGAAACCGGGGGGGCAGCCCCTATCCTTTCAGCAGGTGCAAGTTCGCATCATCCCGGATCAGCGGTTGCAGCTACGAGCAGATGTGCAGCAAGGGATCGAGAATGCTCTGAAAATTGGATTCTCCAGTCGGATCGAGGTGCTTGACCGTCGCCGCATCCGTTTTGAGGATCCTGTGTTTGAAGGGGATCCGGATGGGTTAGGCCTGAGCCGGGCCTTAGTTGATCACTTAAATGCCCTCCTGGATCTGGATCGGTTTGCTCTGCAAGGCACCGAGTTGCGGGTGGATCGGCTGCGTCTACAACAGCAGCAGATGATCTTTTACGGCAGTGCCACCATCGAGCGTTTCCCAACTCGGCAACCGCAATGGGCCAGTGCTTGA
- a CDS encoding sensor histidine kinase, with the protein MRVRLLEFWYNRFPHSLRTQVALVIASLSFVPNLVLILSVRWILPGTRISGEGIVLLLLWIPLLAGLSAAVGYGLSSLILRPLTLLARELMHLETLLNQPARWNLLLRPEDPQESLILRRAFAHLLRQIQTDQMRREAFTATLVHDLKTPLIAFGHLLSALKQEDLEPEQRRALLDRILQENQHNLSLVQKMVEAHRLERGEIELNPQPCDLGSLARRVAERMGSLAQEREIDLRVEGQGWSKADEAELERALVNLIDNALRYARREVVLTVMPEQIQVRDDGPGLPAPLEELAQPYVTQPIHIAGHHYPTGSGGLGLYIARRILQAHQGDLCLLETGSQGTTLALVLQSMSQ; encoded by the coding sequence TTGCGAGTACGCCTGCTTGAGTTCTGGTACAACCGGTTCCCCCACAGCCTGCGCACCCAAGTGGCACTGGTGATTGCCAGTCTCTCTTTTGTTCCTAACTTGGTTTTGATCCTGTCGGTACGTTGGATTCTGCCCGGCACCCGGATCAGCGGCGAGGGAATTGTACTGTTGTTGCTGTGGATCCCGTTGTTGGCGGGTCTTTCGGCAGCCGTAGGGTATGGGTTGTCTTCTCTGATTTTGCGCCCCCTCACCCTGCTGGCGCGTGAGTTGATGCATTTGGAAACGCTGCTCAATCAACCGGCGCGGTGGAACCTGTTGCTGCGGCCTGAGGATCCCCAAGAATCGCTGATCTTGCGGAGAGCTTTTGCCCATTTGCTGCGTCAGATTCAAACCGATCAAATGCGGCGGGAAGCCTTTACGGCCACCCTGGTTCACGATCTGAAAACCCCTCTGATTGCCTTCGGACACCTACTCAGCGCCCTGAAACAAGAAGACCTTGAACCGGAACAACGTCGTGCCCTGCTAGATCGCATCTTGCAAGAGAATCAACATAACCTCTCACTAGTGCAAAAAATGGTGGAAGCCCATCGCCTAGAGCGGGGGGAAATCGAGCTGAATCCGCAACCGTGCGATCTGGGATCCCTGGCCAGACGGGTGGCAGAACGGATGGGATCCCTGGCCCAAGAGCGGGAGATCGACTTACGAGTGGAAGGACAAGGATGGAGCAAGGCGGATGAGGCCGAGTTGGAACGGGCCTTGGTGAATTTGATTGATAATGCTTTGCGCTATGCCCGCCGTGAAGTTGTGCTAACGGTTATGCCTGAGCAAATACAGGTTCGGGATGACGGCCCTGGGCTACCGGCTCCGCTAGAGGAGTTGGCCCAACCCTATGTAACCCAGCCGATTCACATTGCCGGCCACCATTACCCGACTGGATCCGGAGGTCTGGGGCTGTATATTGCCAGGCGCATCCTGCAAGCTCACCAGGGAGATCTGTGCTTGCTCGAGACTGGATCCCAGGGAACCACCCTGGCCCTAGTGTTGCAGTCTATGTCGCAGTAA
- a CDS encoding Fur family transcriptional regulator: MVYTEEAFKAELNAKGWRSTRQREIILQTFQNLPEGTHLSAEELHESLREAGHNISLSTIYRTVKLMARMGILRELELTEGHKHYEINQPAPHHHHHLVCVKTNQVIEFKNSAILGITQKVAEKYGFKVLDCQLTIIGISPEGQRSIL; the protein is encoded by the coding sequence ATGGTCTACACCGAAGAAGCCTTCAAAGCAGAGCTCAATGCCAAAGGTTGGCGATCGACTCGGCAGCGGGAGATCATCCTCCAGACCTTTCAAAACTTGCCCGAGGGCACTCACCTGAGCGCCGAGGAGCTGCACGAGAGCCTGCGCGAAGCTGGCCACAACATCAGCCTTTCCACCATTTATCGCACCGTCAAGCTGATGGCTCGCATGGGCATTTTGCGGGAGCTGGAACTGACGGAGGGCCATAAGCACTACGAGATCAACCAACCAGCGCCCCACCACCATCACCATTTGGTCTGTGTGAAAACCAACCAGGTGATCGAGTTCAAAAACAGCGCCATCCTCGGCATTACCCAAAAAGTGGCAGAAAAGTACGGCTTCAAGGTGCTCGATTGTCAACTCACCATCATCGGAATCAGCCCGGAGGGGCAACGCTCTATTTTGTAG
- the secA gene encoding preprotein translocase subunit SecA yields MLQTLQKILGDPNDRKVRQYRPALKLINSLEIEIASLSDAQLKAKTSEFRERLDKGESLDELLPEAFAVVREAAKRVLNLRHYDVQLLGGMVLHEGQIAEMKTGEGKTLVSTLPAYLNGLTGKGVHIVTVNDYLARRDSEWMGQVHRFLGLTVGLIQQGMSPEEKRRNYNCDVTYCTNSELGFDYLRDNMANDIKEVMQRPFNYCIIDEVDSILIDEARTPLIISGQVARPSEKYMRAAQVARELINEEHYEVDEKARNVILTDEGFEAAEQLLGVSDLFDPKDPWAHFVFNAVKAKELFIKDVNYIIRSQEVVIVDEFTGRVMPGRRWSDGLHQAVEAKEGLPIQNESQTLATITYQNLFLLYPKLSGMTGTARTEEAEFGKTYNLEVTVIPTNRPIRRKDAPDLVYKTENGKWQAVAEEIAQMHERGRPVLVGTTSVEKSERLSAILKEMGIPHNLLNAKPENVERESEIIAQAGRKGAVTIATNMAGRGTDIILGGNAEYMARLKIRERLMPKLAQLDTDNPMGSVQISGRGGGQGFGGAAPKPKKSWAVVSASLYPCELSQPVSQALEEAVAAAVTKYGLNRLPELAVEDLIAVASEKAPVQDPLILQLRDVYNSIKAEYEKVTEAEHEEVVKLGGLHVIGTERHESRRIDNQLRGRAGRQGDPGSSRFFLSLEDNLLKIFGGDRVSRMMDMFRVEEDMPIEHPLLTSSLENAQKKVEVYYFDMRKQVFEYDEVMNNQRRAIYSERRRVLEGEDIKTKILEYVRKTVGEIVRAHVNPELPPEEWEIDKLTAKMQEFVPLLRDNLKAQDLRDLSYEQILDYLTKQAELAYEAKESFLDTFEPGLMRRAERFFLLQQVDTLWREHLQQMEALRESVGLRGYGQKDPLIEYKNEGYELFLEMMDNIRRNTVFNLFIFTPQIVQPPQGVQAVPAQTVAAGAEAGAAGVVEADFTEE; encoded by the coding sequence ATGCTCCAGACCCTACAGAAGATCCTCGGCGATCCCAACGATCGGAAGGTGCGGCAGTACCGCCCTGCCCTCAAGTTGATCAATTCGCTGGAGATCGAGATTGCCTCTCTTTCGGATGCGCAGCTCAAGGCCAAAACCAGCGAATTTCGGGAGCGATTGGACAAAGGGGAATCTCTGGATGAGCTGCTGCCGGAAGCCTTTGCAGTGGTGCGGGAGGCAGCGAAGCGAGTCCTGAACCTGCGTCACTACGATGTACAGTTACTGGGCGGAATGGTGCTGCACGAGGGCCAAATCGCCGAAATGAAAACGGGGGAAGGGAAAACCCTCGTCTCCACGCTGCCCGCCTACTTGAATGGCCTCACCGGCAAGGGTGTTCATATCGTCACGGTAAACGATTACCTAGCCCGTCGGGACTCGGAATGGATGGGACAGGTACATCGCTTCTTGGGGTTGACCGTCGGCTTGATCCAGCAGGGCATGTCTCCGGAGGAAAAGCGCCGCAACTACAACTGTGACGTCACCTACTGCACCAACAGCGAGCTAGGCTTCGATTACCTGCGGGACAACATGGCCAATGACATCAAAGAAGTGATGCAACGGCCGTTTAACTACTGCATCATCGATGAAGTGGACTCGATCCTCATCGATGAAGCCCGTACTCCGCTGATCATTTCCGGTCAGGTGGCGCGTCCCTCCGAAAAATACATGCGGGCTGCCCAGGTGGCACGGGAACTGATCAACGAAGAACACTACGAGGTGGACGAAAAAGCCCGCAACGTCATTCTCACAGACGAAGGGTTTGAAGCGGCTGAACAACTGCTGGGGGTCTCCGACCTGTTCGATCCCAAGGATCCCTGGGCCCACTTTGTCTTTAATGCAGTAAAAGCCAAAGAGCTTTTCATCAAGGATGTCAACTACATCATCCGCAGCCAAGAGGTGGTGATCGTGGATGAGTTCACCGGACGGGTGATGCCCGGTCGTCGCTGGTCCGATGGCTTGCACCAGGCGGTGGAGGCCAAAGAAGGGCTGCCCATTCAAAATGAGAGTCAAACCCTGGCCACCATCACCTACCAAAACTTATTTTTGCTTTATCCGAAGCTCTCGGGTATGACGGGGACGGCTCGCACGGAAGAAGCCGAGTTCGGCAAAACCTACAATCTGGAAGTGACGGTGATCCCCACCAACCGCCCGATTCGCCGCAAAGATGCTCCGGACTTGGTGTACAAAACGGAAAACGGCAAGTGGCAAGCAGTGGCGGAGGAAATTGCTCAAATGCACGAGCGGGGTCGCCCGGTACTGGTGGGGACTACCAGCGTGGAAAAATCGGAGCGGCTCTCGGCCATCCTTAAGGAGATGGGGATCCCCCACAACCTCCTCAATGCCAAGCCGGAAAACGTGGAGCGGGAATCGGAAATCATCGCCCAAGCCGGACGCAAAGGTGCTGTTACTATCGCCACCAACATGGCGGGTCGCGGTACCGACATCATTTTGGGAGGGAATGCCGAGTACATGGCCCGCCTGAAGATTCGGGAACGGCTGATGCCCAAGCTGGCCCAACTGGATACTGATAACCCGATGGGATCCGTACAAATCAGCGGACGGGGCGGTGGCCAAGGGTTTGGTGGGGCAGCCCCGAAACCCAAAAAATCCTGGGCGGTGGTTTCTGCCAGCCTCTATCCCTGTGAGCTTTCTCAGCCGGTCAGCCAGGCCCTCGAGGAAGCGGTTGCGGCAGCCGTGACTAAATATGGCCTGAACCGTTTGCCGGAGTTGGCGGTGGAAGATTTGATCGCGGTGGCCTCGGAAAAAGCACCGGTGCAGGATCCGCTGATTTTGCAACTGCGGGATGTGTACAACAGCATCAAAGCCGAGTACGAAAAGGTCACCGAAGCTGAACACGAAGAGGTGGTGAAGCTGGGGGGGCTGCACGTCATCGGCACGGAGCGGCACGAATCTCGGCGCATCGACAACCAACTGCGGGGCCGGGCTGGCCGACAAGGGGATCCGGGCTCCTCCCGCTTTTTCCTCAGCCTGGAAGACAATCTGCTCAAGATCTTCGGTGGGGATCGCGTCTCCCGCATGATGGACATGTTCCGGGTGGAAGAAGATATGCCGATCGAGCACCCGTTGCTCACCAGCAGCCTGGAAAATGCCCAGAAAAAAGTGGAAGTTTACTACTTCGACATGCGCAAGCAGGTGTTTGAGTATGACGAGGTGATGAACAACCAGCGGCGGGCCATTTACTCCGAGCGGCGGCGGGTTCTAGAAGGGGAAGACATTAAAACCAAAATCCTCGAGTACGTGCGCAAAACCGTCGGCGAGATTGTACGCGCCCATGTCAACCCCGAGCTGCCCCCAGAAGAATGGGAGATTGATAAGCTCACCGCCAAAATGCAGGAGTTTGTGCCTCTCCTCAGGGACAACCTCAAGGCTCAGGATCTACGGGATCTTTCCTACGAGCAAATTTTGGACTATCTGACCAAACAGGCGGAACTAGCCTATGAGGCCAAGGAGTCTTTCTTAGATACTTTTGAGCCTGGTTTGATGCGGCGGGCGGAGCGGTTTTTCCTATTGCAACAGGTGGATACCCTCTGGCGGGAACACCTGCAACAGATGGAAGCCTTGCGGGAATCGGTGGGGCTGCGGGGCTATGGCCAGAAGGATCCCCTGATCGAGTACAAAAATGAGGGTTACGAGCTGTTCCTGGAAATGATGGATAACATCCGCCGTAACACGGTGTTTAACTTGTTCATCTTTACCCCGCAAATTGTGCAGCCACCTCAGGGGGTACAGGCGGTTCCGGCCCAGACGGTGGCTGCAGGTGCAGAGGCTGGTGCTGCGGGTGTGGTGGAAGCGGACTTCACCGAGGAATAG
- a CDS encoding glycosyl hydrolase-related protein codes for MRAIIISHTHWDRAWYLPFQVYRLQLVRLIDHVLDILESQPDYRCFTLDGQTVVLEDYRQIRPQRWPELEQWIRSGRLQVGPFFVLPDEFLVSGEALIRNLQRGIRLVRAWGGIPSEGYMPDSFGHIAQIPQILQGFGLRSFLFMRGMSAELFERTGTEFYWQAPDGSRVLAVNLRGGYDNFSAWGYPHRFGQFRGGVPDPHLAIQHLQECLEQLLPHSRTGVITLCNGGDHMPPQPELTELLEKAQQACPDIPLRHGSYPELIQAMLDRQPDLATYSGELLGNAHHPILSNVWSARVVLKQCNQRVQSLLERYVEPLVAALGKDGIPWVAHLEEAWRQVLLCHPHDDICGCSIDPVHQDNLFHFRQAETIARSVVAEALSQLALQAGFGPEPFTELVAVFNPHPYPITQQVECSLLWHGDPSVQGYALWDERGRQIPVGVELEATADFQARHLDFRQGSRLKIHFEMAVPATGLRFLRLGVAGSQEGSQSQEQDPETRLSQEAIENATYRITVNETGQLRLLHKPSGQVIPEFLCFEDQQDEGDLYSCSLTRSPVVFSQSTVTRLAAHHLQVVTQVQLPWDPSNPLHLVTDIHLQQEWIQFTTHFHNRLHNHRLRVLLPCPAGIPAAYVTGHFQVHARPRVNLSAQDPNCFQGYPGEGLYPTQFSQDMIYARDPSQNHGVLIAHRGLHEYELVDRGQASRCALTLLRAVGVLSRAGGAIRRVQAGPSIPTPEGQCQGEHRFEYAWRWVEGSLEPEHAAALADAWVNPLWAEHVWLGDYEQPHSPGIPVQFIQLDNPKIALSALKRDEAGRLIVRLFNRSSTLQQAQLQIHRPITAAYRCDLNEDPLPEGELPFEVKGGAEFDPWKALTTVDLHFNPAQILCLAFLENR; via the coding sequence ATGCGAGCCATCATCATCTCTCACACCCATTGGGATCGGGCCTGGTACCTTCCGTTTCAGGTCTACCGACTGCAGTTGGTTCGCCTGATCGACCATGTGCTGGATATTCTGGAGAGCCAACCGGACTACCGCTGCTTCACTCTGGATGGGCAGACGGTGGTGCTGGAGGATTACCGGCAAATTCGCCCCCAACGCTGGCCAGAACTTGAGCAATGGATCCGGTCGGGACGGCTGCAGGTGGGGCCTTTTTTTGTGTTGCCGGATGAATTTCTGGTGAGTGGCGAAGCGTTGATCCGCAACCTACAACGGGGGATCCGGTTGGTGCGAGCCTGGGGTGGGATCCCGAGTGAGGGGTACATGCCCGATTCTTTTGGCCACATCGCCCAGATACCGCAGATTTTGCAGGGCTTTGGCCTGCGATCTTTTTTGTTTATGCGGGGGATGTCGGCGGAGCTGTTTGAGCGCACAGGAACGGAGTTTTACTGGCAAGCGCCGGATGGCAGTCGGGTGTTGGCCGTCAATTTACGGGGGGGCTACGACAACTTCTCGGCATGGGGGTATCCCCATCGGTTTGGGCAGTTTCGGGGTGGAGTACCGGATCCCCATCTGGCGATACAACACTTGCAGGAGTGCCTAGAGCAACTGCTTCCCCACAGCCGTACCGGGGTGATCACCCTCTGCAATGGTGGCGACCACATGCCCCCCCAACCCGAACTGACGGAACTTCTGGAAAAAGCCCAGCAGGCTTGCCCGGATATCCCTCTACGCCACGGCAGCTACCCGGAGCTGATCCAAGCGATGCTCGACCGCCAACCGGACTTGGCTACCTATAGTGGCGAATTACTGGGCAACGCCCATCACCCGATTCTCAGCAATGTGTGGTCGGCTCGGGTTGTCTTGAAACAGTGCAATCAACGGGTGCAATCCCTTCTGGAACGCTATGTGGAGCCGTTGGTGGCCGCTCTGGGCAAAGACGGGATCCCGTGGGTGGCCCACCTGGAAGAAGCCTGGCGACAGGTGCTGTTATGCCACCCCCATGACGACATCTGCGGCTGCAGCATCGACCCTGTGCATCAAGACAATCTCTTTCATTTCCGTCAGGCAGAAACCATCGCCCGCAGTGTTGTGGCCGAAGCCCTTTCCCAACTGGCGTTGCAGGCAGGATTTGGCCCAGAGCCCTTCACCGAGCTGGTGGCCGTCTTCAACCCCCATCCTTACCCAATCACTCAGCAGGTAGAGTGCTCGCTGCTTTGGCACGGGGATCCCTCTGTGCAGGGCTACGCTCTCTGGGATGAGAGGGGTCGGCAGATTCCGGTGGGAGTAGAACTCGAGGCGACTGCCGACTTTCAGGCCCGCCATTTGGATTTCCGGCAGGGATCCCGACTCAAGATCCACTTTGAGATGGCGGTGCCAGCCACGGGGCTGCGTTTTTTGCGGTTGGGGGTAGCGGGTTCTCAAGAGGGTTCTCAATCTCAGGAGCAAGATCCCGAAACACGCCTCTCTCAGGAGGCGATTGAGAATGCCACCTACCGCATCACTGTCAATGAAACCGGCCAACTGAGGCTGCTGCATAAACCCTCTGGGCAGGTGATTCCAGAGTTTCTCTGCTTTGAAGATCAACAAGATGAAGGGGATCTCTACAGCTGCAGCTTGACCAGATCCCCGGTTGTGTTTTCGCAATCGACTGTGACCCGCCTTGCTGCCCACCACCTGCAGGTGGTAACCCAAGTCCAGCTTCCCTGGGATCCCTCAAATCCTTTGCATCTGGTCACCGACATTCACCTGCAACAGGAATGGATCCAGTTCACCACCCACTTCCACAACAGGTTGCACAATCATCGGCTGCGGGTGTTGTTGCCTTGCCCTGCCGGGATCCCAGCTGCCTATGTCACTGGGCACTTTCAAGTCCATGCCCGCCCCCGAGTCAATCTGTCGGCACAGGATCCCAACTGTTTTCAGGGTTATCCGGGGGAAGGACTTTACCCAACCCAGTTCAGCCAAGACATGATCTACGCTCGGGATCCCAGTCAAAATCATGGCGTGCTCATTGCCCATCGCGGTCTGCACGAATACGAGCTGGTGGATAGAGGTCAAGCATCCCGTTGTGCCCTGACTTTGCTCCGTGCGGTAGGGGTGTTGTCGCGGGCGGGTGGCGCCATTCGCCGAGTTCAGGCGGGCCCAAGTATACCCACTCCAGAAGGGCAATGCCAGGGAGAACATCGCTTTGAGTACGCTTGGCGCTGGGTAGAGGGATCCCTGGAGCCAGAACATGCTGCTGCCCTGGCCGATGCTTGGGTGAACCCTCTGTGGGCAGAACACGTATGGCTAGGAGACTACGAACAACCCCACTCCCCAGGGATCCCAGTCCAATTCATTCAACTGGATAACCCTAAGATCGCCCTTTCTGCCCTGAAGCGAGATGAGGCTGGGCGGCTGATCGTGAGGTTGTTTAACCGCAGCAGTACTTTGCAACAGGCGCAACTGCAAATTCATCGCCCGATTACCGCTGCCTATCGGTGTGATCTGAATGAGGATCCCCTGCCGGAGGGGGAGTTGCCTTTTGAGGTCAAAGGTGGGGCGGAGTTTGACCCGTGGAAAGCGTTGACCACGGTGGATCTGCACTTCAATCCGGCTCAAATTCTCTGTTTGGCCTTTCTGGAAAATCGCTGA
- the lspA gene encoding signal peptidase II, producing MKNGGFWLAGILGVILDQATKRWAVERLLPGPEIRLWPGVFHLTYVENTGAAWSLFEDSGEFLKWISLGVSLALMLLAIRGGSMSRWEQAGYGLVLAGAAGNGIDRFTTGYVVDFFNFVWIRFPVFNVADVAINIGVACLLIGLLGGDTKPKGSASALLHPEGKSNEGIPPHKD from the coding sequence ATGAAAAATGGAGGCTTCTGGCTGGCTGGGATCCTGGGGGTCATCTTGGATCAGGCGACCAAACGCTGGGCAGTAGAAAGGTTGCTGCCGGGGCCAGAAATTCGCCTATGGCCGGGGGTTTTTCACCTCACCTATGTGGAAAATACTGGAGCCGCCTGGAGCTTGTTTGAAGACTCGGGGGAGTTTCTTAAGTGGATCTCGTTGGGGGTGTCGTTGGCCTTGATGCTGCTGGCGATTCGAGGGGGGAGCATGAGCCGCTGGGAACAGGCAGGCTATGGCTTGGTGTTGGCAGGGGCTGCGGGCAATGGCATCGACCGCTTCACCACGGGCTATGTGGTGGATTTTTTCAACTTTGTCTGGATTCGTTTTCCGGTGTTCAATGTAGCGGATGTGGCAATCAATATCGGCGTGGCCTGTCTGCTGATCGGTTTACTAGGGGGTGACACCAAGCCCAAAGGTTCCGCTTCAGCCTTACTGCATCCTGAGGGGAAATCAAACGAAGGGATCCCTCCCCATAAGGATTGA
- a CDS encoding threonine aldolase family protein, producing the protein MNFCSDNVTGACPEVMQALMALNQGSAMPYGGDDCTAQLQGIFAEIFEHEVAVFPVATGSAANALALSVFTPPYGAIYCHPEAHINVDECGAPELFTGGAKLLGIPGEHGRIDLDQLRAALTHSGLGVVHHVQPTSLSLTQATEAGTVYSLDQIGSLAELAHAFGLNVHMDGARFANALVSLGCTPAEMTWKAGVDVLSFGATKNGAWAAEAVVFFQPELAGDFEFRRKRSGHLVSKMRFLSAQWQAYLKDGVWLRNARHANAMAQKLSEGLGSLPGAVWVHPPQANELFIELPEPVLQALERAGFRFYRWLGEDHNQIRLVTAFSTTEADVDYFCQVAHEASRVLSPATVTH; encoded by the coding sequence ATGAATTTTTGTAGCGACAACGTGACGGGGGCCTGCCCTGAGGTCATGCAGGCTTTGATGGCCCTCAACCAAGGCTCCGCCATGCCCTACGGGGGGGATGACTGCACGGCCCAGTTACAGGGGATCTTTGCCGAAATCTTTGAACATGAAGTGGCGGTGTTTCCGGTGGCAACGGGATCCGCGGCCAATGCCCTGGCGCTTTCGGTGTTCACGCCTCCCTACGGGGCGATTTATTGCCATCCTGAGGCCCATATCAATGTGGACGAATGCGGGGCGCCAGAACTGTTCACGGGTGGAGCAAAGCTGCTGGGGATCCCTGGAGAGCATGGCCGCATTGACCTTGACCAGTTGAGAGCTGCCCTGACCCATTCTGGGTTGGGGGTGGTTCATCACGTGCAACCCACTAGCCTTAGTCTGACGCAAGCCACCGAAGCCGGTACGGTTTACTCCCTGGATCAAATTGGATCTCTGGCGGAGTTGGCTCATGCTTTTGGCCTGAACGTGCACATGGATGGGGCCCGCTTTGCCAACGCTTTGGTGAGTCTGGGATGTACACCTGCGGAGATGACCTGGAAAGCGGGGGTGGATGTGCTCTCTTTTGGGGCCACCAAGAATGGCGCTTGGGCTGCGGAAGCGGTGGTGTTTTTTCAGCCGGAACTGGCCGGGGATTTTGAGTTTCGTCGCAAACGATCCGGACATCTCGTTTCAAAAATGCGCTTTCTTTCGGCTCAGTGGCAGGCCTACCTAAAAGATGGGGTATGGTTGCGCAATGCTCGCCATGCCAATGCCATGGCCCAGAAGTTGTCCGAAGGACTGGGATCCCTGCCGGGAGCCGTGTGGGTGCATCCCCCTCAGGCCAATGAACTGTTTATTGAGCTGCCAGAGCCGGTTCTGCAAGCGCTTGAGCGGGCGGGGTTTCGGTTTTACCGCTGGCTGGGGGAAGACCACAACCAGATTCGCTTGGTCACCGCCTTTAGTACTACAGAGGCGGATGTGGATTATTTTTGCCAGGTAGCCCATGAAGCCAGTCGGGTGTTATCTCCTGCAACAGTGACTCACTAA
- a CDS encoding carotenoid biosynthesis protein: MRWFSSSSVPVSLPVPSGLTNPSPKPSLWQAVLPWSGSPLWRRLETLALGLHILSLFFGLAGLLWVVPHPEWIASLPPIGIQAFSLSMGNGGVAYMVFGMLAAALMGSRLLGWRRMLMFLIPAVGISLGSELLGTSTGIPFGNYGYLSGLGYKIAGLVPFTIPLSWFYVGLSAYLLARVALQHQRHWLLHFEAIMLGALLLTAWDFVLDPAMTRGLIPFWTWFQPGPFFGMPLQNFGGWMLTGAAFMTVAKLLWGKDQPILNRSQLLGPLVLYGANFGFALLMSLGSGIVAPAGLGVLLGLAPALGMWWMAQPAPDLPVDAEANPADSAWDTLEDPSLVGVK; encoded by the coding sequence ATGCGTTGGTTCTCGTCCTCTAGTGTTCCTGTCAGCCTACCTGTCCCGTCGGGGCTTACCAACCCCAGCCCCAAGCCCTCCCTTTGGCAAGCCGTCCTGCCTTGGTCGGGATCCCCCCTGTGGCGACGGCTGGAAACCCTGGCCCTTGGTTTGCACATCCTGTCTCTGTTCTTTGGGTTAGCGGGATTGCTTTGGGTTGTACCGCATCCTGAGTGGATTGCCAGTTTGCCCCCGATTGGTATTCAGGCATTCTCTTTGAGTATGGGCAACGGCGGCGTGGCCTACATGGTGTTTGGCATGCTCGCGGCGGCCTTGATGGGATCCCGGCTGTTGGGGTGGCGGCGTATGTTGATGTTTTTGATCCCCGCCGTCGGTATTTCCCTGGGCAGTGAGTTGCTGGGCACCAGCACCGGGATCCCGTTTGGAAACTATGGCTACCTAAGCGGGTTGGGGTACAAAATTGCCGGATTGGTGCCTTTTACAATTCCTTTGTCTTGGTTTTATGTGGGGTTGTCCGCCTATCTGTTGGCCCGAGTGGCTCTGCAACATCAGCGCCATTGGCTACTCCATTTCGAGGCAATTATGTTGGGGGCGTTGCTCCTGACCGCTTGGGATTTTGTGTTGGATCCGGCGATGACCCGCGGTTTAATTCCCTTTTGGACGTGGTTTCAACCGGGGCCTTTCTTCGGTATGCCGTTGCAAAATTTCGGTGGCTGGATGCTGACCGGGGCCGCTTTTATGACGGTAGCTAAGCTGCTTTGGGGCAAGGATCAACCGATTTTGAACCGTAGCCAACTCTTGGGGCCGCTGGTGCTGTACGGGGCCAACTTTGGCTTTGCCCTGCTGATGAGTCTGGGATCCGGGATTGTTGCCCCGGCAGGGTTGGGGGTGTTGCTCGGTTTGGCCCCGGCGCTGGGAATGTGGTGGATGGCTCAGCCAGCTCCAGATTTGCCGGTGGATGCAGAAGCGAACCCGGCGGATTCTGCTTGGGACACGCTCGAGGATCCCAGTCTGGTTGGTGTAAAATAA